Proteins co-encoded in one Christiangramia fulva genomic window:
- a CDS encoding glutaminyl-peptide cyclotransferase, with translation MLRKFNFLSLFILCFLIISCGSKNAKKSSPFSVEISGNQQEFKLHDQINAGVKSRENIPIDSLALYLGNDRLQYKGNSNQLNINLDNVKLGSFPLKFVIFSEEGTDTLVKNIKILNDKAPVIYTYEIVNTYPHDITSYTQGLEFHDDFLYESTGLRGQSKLRKENLETGEILKEIKLDDQYFAEGLTILNGKIYQLTWQSGEGIIYDLESFEKTGIFSYNHSKEGWGLCNDGEVIYKSDGTDKIWVLDPQSLEEKGYIEPTHHKSSATRLNELEWVEGEIYANTWQKDGVAIINPENGAIDGLIDFSGLREKVTQHEQLDVLNGIAYNPETKKLYVTGKNWDKIFEVKIVKK, from the coding sequence ATGTTGCGAAAATTTAACTTTCTGTCTCTCTTTATCTTATGTTTTTTAATCATTTCCTGCGGAAGCAAAAACGCTAAAAAAAGCTCGCCTTTTTCGGTAGAAATTTCGGGAAACCAACAGGAATTTAAGTTACACGATCAAATAAATGCCGGAGTAAAAAGCAGGGAAAATATTCCTATAGATTCTCTTGCTCTCTATTTAGGAAACGACCGACTTCAGTATAAAGGAAATTCAAACCAGCTGAATATCAATCTGGACAATGTAAAACTGGGTAGCTTTCCGTTAAAATTCGTCATATTTTCAGAAGAAGGCACAGATACCCTGGTGAAAAACATCAAAATTTTAAATGATAAGGCACCAGTAATTTACACCTACGAAATTGTGAATACCTATCCGCATGATATCACTTCGTATACCCAGGGCCTGGAATTCCACGATGACTTTTTATATGAAAGTACGGGTTTAAGAGGTCAGTCTAAACTGCGCAAGGAAAACCTGGAAACGGGGGAGATCCTGAAAGAAATAAAACTTGACGACCAGTATTTTGCGGAAGGGCTCACGATTTTGAACGGTAAGATCTACCAGCTTACCTGGCAATCTGGTGAGGGTATTATATACGATCTTGAATCTTTTGAAAAAACTGGAATTTTCTCCTACAATCATAGTAAAGAAGGCTGGGGCTTATGCAACGACGGGGAAGTGATATATAAAAGCGATGGCACTGATAAAATATGGGTTCTCGACCCGCAAAGCCTTGAAGAGAAAGGCTATATAGAACCTACGCATCATAAATCATCGGCCACAAGGCTTAATGAGCTGGAATGGGTTGAAGGTGAAATCTACGCCAACACCTGGCAGAAAGATGGGGTCGCAATCATAAATCCTGAAAACGGGGCGATTGACGGACTTATTGATTTCAGCGGATTACGGGAAAAAGTAACACAACACGAACAGCTGGATGTTTTAAATGGAATTGCCTACAATCCTGAAACAAAAAAACTGTACGTCACCGGCAAAAACTGGGATAAAATCTTCGAAGTGAAAATTGTAAAAAAATAA
- a CDS encoding ABC-F family ATP-binding cassette domain-containing protein → MLSVSNLSVQFGKRVLFDEVNTTFTQGNCYGIIGANGAGKSTFLKILSGKSDPTSGHVHLEPGKRMSVLEQDHNLYDDYPVLETVMRGNKPLFKVKTEMDALYADYSDENADRIGELQVKFEEMNGWNAESDAAALLSNLGIPEDLHYSLMKDLDSKQKVRVLLAQALFGSPDVLIMDEPTNDLDYETIGWLENFLANYENTVIVVSHDRHFLDAVCTHISDIDFGKINHFSGNYTFWYESSQLAARQRAQQNKKAEEKKKELQEFIQRFSANVAKSKQATSRKKMIDKLNIEQIKPSSRRYPAIIFEREREAGDQILNTEGLEASIEGETLFKNADINLAKGDKVVVFSKDSRATTAFYEIINGKQNPVSGKYSWGVTTSQSYLPADNSDYFDNDLTLVDWLRQWAKTEPEREEVYIRGFLGKMLFSGEEALKTCRVLSGGEKVRCMLSRMMMIRANVLMLDEPTNHLDLESITAFNNSLKNFKGTVLFTTHDHEFAQTVANRVIELTPNGIIDRYLSFDDYMSDKSIREQREKMYAVEA, encoded by the coding sequence ATGCTTTCAGTATCAAATCTTTCGGTACAATTCGGAAAAAGAGTTTTATTTGATGAGGTTAATACCACTTTTACGCAGGGAAACTGCTACGGGATTATTGGCGCCAACGGGGCCGGAAAATCTACTTTTTTAAAGATACTTTCAGGTAAATCTGACCCGACTTCGGGCCACGTACATCTGGAGCCAGGGAAACGGATGTCTGTTTTAGAACAGGATCACAACCTGTATGATGATTATCCCGTACTGGAAACAGTGATGCGCGGGAATAAGCCTCTTTTCAAGGTGAAAACCGAAATGGACGCACTTTATGCCGATTATTCTGATGAAAATGCCGACAGAATTGGAGAACTTCAGGTGAAATTTGAAGAAATGAACGGCTGGAATGCCGAAAGCGATGCAGCCGCGCTTCTTTCTAACCTGGGAATTCCTGAAGACCTGCATTATTCGTTAATGAAAGATCTGGATTCAAAACAAAAAGTGCGTGTGCTTTTGGCTCAGGCGCTGTTTGGAAGCCCTGATGTTTTGATCATGGATGAGCCCACCAACGATCTTGATTATGAAACCATCGGCTGGCTGGAAAATTTCCTTGCCAATTATGAAAATACGGTGATCGTGGTTTCTCACGACCGTCACTTTTTAGATGCTGTTTGTACGCATATTTCTGATATAGACTTCGGAAAGATCAATCATTTCAGCGGAAATTATACCTTTTGGTATGAGTCTTCGCAGCTTGCAGCGAGGCAACGTGCCCAGCAGAATAAAAAAGCCGAGGAGAAGAAAAAGGAATTACAGGAATTTATCCAGCGTTTTAGCGCTAACGTGGCAAAAAGCAAGCAGGCTACTTCCAGAAAAAAAATGATCGATAAGCTTAATATTGAGCAGATAAAACCTTCGAGCAGGCGATATCCGGCCATTATTTTCGAAAGAGAGCGTGAAGCCGGTGACCAGATTTTAAATACGGAAGGTTTGGAAGCGAGTATTGAAGGAGAAACCCTTTTTAAAAATGCTGATATCAACCTTGCTAAAGGAGATAAAGTGGTTGTTTTTTCAAAAGATTCCAGGGCGACTACCGCATTTTATGAGATTATAAATGGAAAACAGAATCCTGTAAGCGGGAAATATTCCTGGGGGGTTACCACTTCACAGTCTTATTTACCTGCCGATAATTCCGATTATTTTGATAATGACCTTACGCTGGTCGACTGGTTGCGCCAATGGGCCAAGACCGAACCGGAAAGAGAAGAGGTTTACATTCGCGGTTTCCTCGGGAAAATGCTTTTTAGCGGGGAAGAAGCGCTTAAAACTTGCCGTGTGCTTTCGGGAGGTGAAAAAGTTCGCTGTATGTTAAGCCGGATGATGATGATAAGGGCAAATGTGCTAATGCTTGACGAGCCGACAAACCACCTGGACCTTGAATCGATCACCGCCTTCAATAATTCCCTTAAGAATTTTAAAGGAACGGTTCTTTTTACAACTCATGACCATGAATTTGCTCAAACGGTTGCCAATAGAGTGATTGAACTTACTCCAAATGGCATTATTGACCGTTATTTAAGTTTCGATGATTATATGAGTGATAAGAGTATAAGGGAACAACGAGAAAAAATGTACGCTGTAGAAGCCTGA
- a CDS encoding TlpA family protein disulfide reductase gives MKYYLLTGLCVFFTLFGCKDTNLKDENTTYVGGQINNPESSYVILSQGNKIIDTLYLDEKNQFGKDFQDLKSGIYTFKHPPENQTLYIEPGDSIVIWLNTLSFDKSLNFSGEGAEESNFLLNMFLNNQENNDLVLTYYKMSPENFARVSDSIRKSRLENLNKLKAKNNFSEEFTSIAEKIISYEFYDLRERYTFLIEKYYPEIAETIPEDFNDYRENINFNDNELKDYYVYTNLIDDYLRTKSIEYCEKNHLDKKCFDLNSFDNIRRRMLLIDSLSNLQALKNEFLDRLADRSIIMAESKERIDSILSTLQEIGYSNLEEAKNLADVQKGYFVGNSLKDLKAENTKGEIKTYGEIIKKPTITYAWSIYAPAHHRWQHKIIKQLKKKYPELDFLGVNIDLGDREEWLRTLENYDYDKEDEYQIAERSTSKETYKKYLNKVLFIDPKGTIVHGDVQFGNPHFEEEILEFLNRE, from the coding sequence ATGAAGTATTATCTTTTAACCGGATTATGTGTTTTTTTTACTCTTTTTGGCTGCAAGGATACAAACCTGAAAGATGAGAATACAACCTATGTTGGTGGGCAAATCAACAATCCTGAGAGCAGTTATGTTATACTTTCCCAGGGCAATAAAATTATAGATACTTTATACCTGGATGAAAAAAACCAGTTTGGAAAAGATTTTCAGGATCTAAAAAGTGGTATTTATACTTTTAAACATCCGCCCGAAAACCAAACCCTTTATATAGAACCCGGTGATAGCATCGTAATCTGGCTAAACACGCTTTCTTTTGACAAATCGCTTAATTTTAGTGGTGAAGGTGCCGAGGAGAGTAATTTTTTGCTTAATATGTTCCTTAACAATCAGGAAAATAATGATCTTGTTCTTACTTACTATAAGATGTCTCCTGAAAATTTCGCCAGGGTTTCAGATTCAATTCGGAAAAGCCGATTGGAAAATTTGAATAAATTAAAGGCTAAAAATAATTTTTCAGAAGAATTTACCAGTATCGCTGAAAAGATCATTTCCTATGAATTTTATGATCTAAGGGAGCGCTATACTTTTTTAATTGAAAAATATTATCCTGAAATCGCCGAAACTATTCCCGAAGACTTCAATGATTATCGCGAGAACATCAATTTTAATGATAATGAATTGAAAGATTATTATGTCTACACTAATTTGATTGACGATTACCTCAGGACTAAAAGCATTGAATACTGCGAAAAAAATCATTTAGATAAAAAATGCTTTGATCTTAACAGTTTTGATAACATAAGGAGAAGAATGCTGCTGATCGATTCTTTATCAAATTTACAAGCATTAAAAAATGAATTTCTCGACAGGCTGGCCGACAGAAGTATCATAATGGCAGAAAGTAAAGAACGTATAGACTCCATACTTTCCACTCTTCAGGAAATAGGCTATTCAAATTTAGAAGAAGCAAAAAATCTGGCCGACGTCCAAAAAGGTTACTTTGTTGGCAATTCTTTGAAAGACCTCAAAGCCGAGAATACCAAAGGTGAAATAAAAACCTATGGTGAAATTATTAAAAAACCCACTATTACTTATGCATGGTCAATCTACGCTCCTGCCCACCACCGCTGGCAGCATAAGATCATAAAACAACTAAAAAAGAAATATCCCGAACTTGATTTTCTTGGGGTAAATATCGATCTGGGCGATCGGGAAGAATGGCTTAGGACGTTAGAAAATTACGATTATGATAAAGAAGATGAATATCAAATAGCCGAAAGATCCACCAGTAAAGAAACCTATAAGAAATATCTTAACAAAGTGCTTTTTATCGATCCTAAAGGTACCATTGTTCACGGGGATGTTCAGTTTGGAAATCCTCATTTTGAAGAAGAGATTCTCGAATTCCTTAATCGGGAATAA
- a CDS encoding sodium:solute symporter, whose product MQPYQVLILVAAYFGVLILISYFTGKGGSNAEFFKANQQAPWYLVAFGMIGASLSGVTFISIPGTVETDSFSYFQVVLGYTVGYAVIATVLLPLYYKMNLTSIYTYLDNRFGNASYKTGASFFLLSRVVGSSFRLFLVANVLQLVVFDEMNVPYYVTVTITILLIWLYTFRSGIKTIVWTDTLQTLFMLIALGITIYFISEDLGLSFRNLFTYIDQDQHSKIFFFEDWKSKDHFVKQFISGAFIAIVMTGLDQDMMQKNLTCRSLKDAQKNMFWFTVVLVFVNFLFLALGVLLTNYADLNGITETRDDLFPAIATSGQLGFAVAIFFLLGLIAAAYSSADSALTALTTSFSIDILDIEKRYDEKKQVKVRKQIHVAISILLILVMLAFKYAIADKSVINKLFQFAGYTYGPLLGLYAFGLFTKWQVKDKLVPIIAIAAPVLSYIISLNSRAWFGFEFGFFILILNGLLTFLGLVLLRRKQH is encoded by the coding sequence ATGCAACCATACCAAGTCTTAATTCTCGTCGCGGCCTATTTTGGCGTTTTAATTCTTATATCCTATTTCACCGGAAAAGGTGGCAGTAATGCCGAATTCTTTAAAGCAAACCAGCAGGCTCCATGGTACCTGGTAGCTTTCGGAATGATAGGCGCTTCCCTGAGCGGGGTCACTTTTATTTCAATTCCCGGAACGGTAGAAACAGATTCTTTCAGTTATTTTCAGGTTGTGCTGGGATACACGGTAGGTTATGCGGTGATCGCCACCGTGCTGCTGCCGCTTTATTATAAAATGAATCTCACCTCAATTTATACATATCTCGATAACCGCTTCGGAAATGCCTCGTACAAAACCGGGGCATCTTTCTTCCTTTTATCAAGAGTGGTAGGTTCGAGTTTCCGGTTATTTCTGGTGGCCAATGTACTGCAACTGGTTGTTTTTGATGAAATGAATGTTCCTTATTATGTGACGGTAACCATTACTATTTTGCTTATCTGGCTTTACACTTTCAGAAGCGGCATCAAAACCATCGTGTGGACCGACACTCTGCAAACGCTATTTATGCTCATTGCACTGGGAATTACCATTTATTTCATTTCCGAAGATCTTGGCCTTTCCTTTAGAAATCTGTTCACTTATATTGACCAGGACCAGCATTCCAAGATTTTCTTTTTTGAAGACTGGAAAAGCAAGGATCATTTTGTAAAGCAGTTCATTTCAGGTGCTTTTATCGCTATTGTAATGACCGGTCTGGACCAGGATATGATGCAGAAAAATTTAACCTGCCGCAGTTTAAAAGACGCCCAGAAAAATATGTTCTGGTTTACGGTGGTGCTCGTTTTTGTGAATTTCCTTTTCCTGGCTTTAGGTGTTCTTCTTACAAATTACGCCGATTTAAATGGAATCACCGAAACAAGAGATGACCTTTTCCCGGCAATTGCCACCAGCGGTCAGCTTGGTTTTGCGGTAGCAATTTTCTTTTTACTCGGTCTTATTGCCGCGGCTTATTCCAGCGCAGACAGTGCCCTTACAGCGCTCACTACCTCATTCAGTATAGACATTCTTGATATTGAAAAAAGATATGATGAGAAAAAGCAGGTGAAGGTTAGAAAACAGATCCACGTAGCGATCTCGATATTGCTCATTTTGGTCATGCTGGCTTTTAAATATGCCATCGCTGATAAGAGCGTGATCAACAAATTATTTCAGTTTGCCGGCTATACGTATGGGCCGTTACTTGGCCTTTATGCATTTGGACTTTTTACCAAATGGCAGGTAAAAGATAAATTAGTACCTATAATTGCAATTGCCGCCCCCGTTTTATCTTATATAATAAGTTTGAATAGCCGCGCCTGGTTTGGCTTTGAATTCGGATTTTTTATTTTGATCCTGAACGGATTACTGACTTTCCTTGGTTTAGTATTGCTGAGAAGAAAGCAGCACTAA
- a CDS encoding CoA-binding protein, with protein MKKKTLVLGASLNPSRYSYLAINRLVGNGQPTVAIGLKKGKVAGVEIQTEKLPFENIDTVTLYLNAKRQHEYYDYILSLKPNRVIFNPGTENPELYQLLRKNNIDFENSCTLVLLSSQQY; from the coding sequence ATGAAGAAAAAAACACTTGTACTAGGAGCCTCTTTAAATCCATCTCGATATTCGTACCTGGCAATCAACAGGTTAGTAGGTAATGGCCAGCCTACGGTTGCTATAGGTTTAAAAAAAGGAAAGGTTGCCGGAGTGGAAATTCAAACTGAAAAACTGCCTTTTGAAAATATAGACACCGTTACCCTTTACCTGAATGCGAAAAGACAGCACGAGTATTATGACTATATTTTATCGCTAAAGCCAAATCGCGTTATTTTCAATCCCGGTACTGAAAACCCCGAATTATATCAGCTTTTAAGGAAAAACAATATCGATTTTGAAAATTCCTGTACCTTAGTGCTGCTTTCTTCTCAGCAATACTAA
- a CDS encoding outer membrane beta-barrel family protein — protein MKQFILSMLLFTSVLLMSFTDPVGKISGSVIDQQLNEPIPYATVIINDMQGNLVTGITSGDNGDFTIDNVRAGNYVFKVQFIGYKTFSKEIHIDRGSPRVDFGTIALEPDVAMLDETVVVAERTTIEQRVDRKVINVGKDLMTTGASASEIMTNIPSVNVDQDGNISLRGNSNVRILVDGKPTNMDPAQLLKTIPSTSIKSIELITNPSAKYNPEGMSGIINIVLLKNARQGFNGNLNTGLTIGDHTRFNGSLDMNYRTGKFNFFGNLGANFGTNQNGGTINLIDQDTRQTFSVLNERNSYLYKIGVDFYLNEKNTFSFYTNQNPFSGGPSAWIRVEDFNNPSRDLTQLLDMNFERKNSTYNFLFDHDFEKDGHDLQVELDYNTYDQDEETFISFENTMLNFSPYTDWLNETRENFTGNIDYVNPLSEVSKLEMGAEVRLLDTDNNYRTTSENYQNSTYQYDRDIYSFYTTFGQNYEKWSYQLGARFENYSVDAIYQGDKVYEDDYFTVYPSGFLSYKPGEKNNYQFSFSRRVDRPGFSQVNPIREVASPRLTVAGNPQLDPQFTNSFELNYTRNFTKKGNATAGVFFRRTTDEINQVFTADENEPGSLFLTFANYDTNNSYGLELSTNYKFTDWWSTNTSFELYSQTLKGAVGEDFIAIDNTAFTFRTNHNFKATDALTFSLFGYYRSKSQDLQLDIDDMYFVNAGARYSFLKDDKATLSLNFNDIFNTQEFNVTGGRPFDQVGRFKGETQTVYLGFSYRFGGSKFKAVKRKNRDDNDAGGGGLF, from the coding sequence ATGAAACAGTTTATTTTATCAATGCTATTATTCACCTCGGTATTATTAATGAGCTTTACCGATCCCGTGGGTAAAATTTCAGGATCTGTCATAGATCAGCAATTGAATGAGCCAATTCCCTACGCCACCGTAATTATTAATGATATGCAGGGCAATCTCGTTACCGGAATAACTTCCGGAGATAATGGCGATTTTACCATAGATAATGTCAGGGCCGGAAATTATGTCTTCAAAGTTCAATTTATAGGTTATAAGACCTTTTCCAAAGAAATTCATATAGATCGTGGAAGTCCGCGGGTGGATTTCGGAACAATTGCGCTCGAACCAGATGTTGCCATGCTCGATGAAACAGTGGTTGTTGCAGAAAGAACAACTATTGAACAACGCGTGGACCGCAAGGTGATCAACGTGGGAAAAGATTTAATGACCACCGGCGCAAGCGCTTCTGAAATTATGACCAATATTCCTTCTGTGAATGTTGACCAGGACGGAAATATTTCCCTGCGGGGAAATTCAAACGTAAGAATTCTTGTAGATGGAAAACCTACCAATATGGATCCTGCACAACTTTTAAAGACGATCCCTTCCACTTCTATAAAAAGCATTGAATTGATCACCAATCCTTCAGCAAAATACAACCCGGAAGGAATGAGCGGGATCATCAATATCGTACTTTTGAAAAATGCACGTCAGGGCTTTAACGGAAACCTGAATACCGGGCTTACCATCGGCGATCACACACGCTTCAACGGATCGCTGGATATGAATTATCGCACGGGAAAATTCAATTTCTTCGGAAACCTGGGAGCCAATTTCGGTACCAATCAAAACGGAGGCACTATCAATCTTATCGATCAGGACACCCGACAGACATTTTCGGTTCTAAATGAAAGAAATTCTTATCTCTACAAAATAGGTGTTGATTTTTATTTGAATGAGAAAAATACCTTTTCATTTTATACCAATCAGAATCCTTTTAGTGGGGGTCCTTCAGCATGGATTAGGGTAGAAGATTTCAATAATCCGTCAAGAGATCTTACCCAGTTACTTGACATGAATTTTGAAAGAAAAAACTCTACTTATAATTTCCTTTTCGATCATGATTTTGAAAAAGATGGCCACGACCTGCAGGTAGAATTAGATTACAATACTTACGACCAGGATGAAGAGACCTTTATCAGTTTTGAAAATACCATGCTCAATTTTTCGCCTTATACTGACTGGTTGAATGAAACCCGGGAAAATTTCACCGGAAATATCGATTATGTGAATCCCCTAAGCGAAGTTTCAAAACTGGAAATGGGAGCCGAAGTAAGATTGCTGGACACAGATAATAATTACCGCACCACCAGTGAAAATTATCAAAATTCTACCTACCAGTACGACCGTGATATTTACAGTTTCTATACCACCTTTGGTCAGAATTATGAAAAATGGTCATATCAGCTGGGAGCTCGTTTTGAAAACTATAGTGTGGACGCGATCTACCAGGGAGATAAGGTTTATGAGGACGATTATTTTACGGTATATCCTTCCGGGTTTTTAAGTTATAAGCCTGGGGAGAAAAATAATTACCAATTCAGCTTTAGCCGCAGGGTAGACCGCCCCGGATTCAGCCAGGTGAATCCTATTCGTGAAGTTGCTTCCCCGAGATTGACGGTAGCCGGAAATCCTCAACTTGACCCCCAATTCACCAACTCTTTTGAACTGAATTACACGCGCAATTTCACCAAAAAAGGAAATGCTACTGCCGGAGTCTTTTTCCGCAGAACTACCGATGAGATCAACCAGGTTTTCACTGCTGATGAAAATGAGCCCGGTTCACTATTCTTGACCTTTGCCAATTACGACACCAATAATTCATACGGGCTTGAGCTTTCAACCAATTATAAATTCACCGACTGGTGGAGCACAAATACTTCATTCGAATTATACAGCCAGACGCTGAAAGGAGCGGTAGGTGAAGATTTTATTGCAATTGATAATACTGCGTTCACCTTTAGAACAAACCATAATTTCAAGGCAACCGACGCGCTTACTTTCTCGCTATTCGGCTATTACCGCAGCAAAAGTCAGGATCTGCAGCTAGATATAGACGATATGTATTTTGTGAATGCCGGAGCCCGTTATTCTTTCTTAAAGGATGACAAGGCAACGCTAAGTCTTAACTTTAATGACATTTTCAATACCCAGGAATTTAATGTGACCGGGGGAAGGCCTTTTGACCAGGTGGGTCGATTCAAAGGAGAGACACAAACTGTTTATTTAGGCTTTTCCTACCGTTTTGGTGGCAGTAAGTTTAAAGCCGTCAAACGTAAAAATCGAGATGATAATGACGCCGGAGGAGGCGGACTTTTCTAA
- the recR gene encoding recombination mediator RecR, whose protein sequence is MDFSSKLLEQAVDAMSQLPGVGKRTALRLVLHLLKQPEAQTEQLSSALLNLRNNIKLCKNCYNISDTELCEICANPSRDSETVCVVEDIRDVMAIENTGQYRGHYHVLGGKISPMDGVGPSQLTIKPLIEKVEAGKIQEIIFALSSTLEGDTTNFYIFKQLEGKDIKTSTIARGISVGDELEYADEVTLGRSIVHRVPFENSMKS, encoded by the coding sequence ATGGATTTTTCGTCAAAATTACTGGAGCAGGCGGTAGATGCCATGTCGCAACTTCCGGGAGTGGGAAAGCGAACCGCGCTAAGGCTGGTGCTGCATTTATTAAAACAACCCGAAGCCCAAACCGAGCAGCTTTCGTCGGCTTTGCTCAATCTTCGGAATAACATCAAATTGTGCAAAAACTGTTATAATATCAGTGATACCGAATTATGTGAAATCTGCGCCAATCCCTCAAGAGATTCTGAAACTGTCTGCGTGGTAGAAGATATTCGCGATGTGATGGCCATTGAAAATACCGGTCAGTATCGTGGGCATTATCATGTTTTGGGCGGAAAAATAAGTCCGATGGATGGAGTGGGACCTTCTCAATTAACAATAAAACCATTAATAGAAAAAGTGGAGGCCGGGAAAATACAGGAAATTATCTTTGCCCTTAGCAGCACTCTGGAAGGAGACACGACGAACTTCTACATTTTCAAACAACTGGAAGGGAAGGACATCAAAACTTCAACGATCGCCCGAGGAATTTCAGTCGGGGACGAGCTCGAATATGCCGATGAGGTGACCCTTGGCAGAAGCATTGTGCACAGGGTTCCTTTTGAAAATTCAATGAAGAGCTAA
- the fsa gene encoding fructose-6-phosphate aldolase gives MKFFIDTANLDQIKEAQELGVLDGVTTNPSLMAKEGITGKDNIFRHYTRICELVEGDVSAEVIATDFEGIVREGEELADLHKQIVVKVPMIKEGVKALKYFSDKGIRTNCTLIFSAGQALLAAKAGATYVSPFIGRLDDISTSGLDLIADIRLIYDNYGFETEILAASVRHTMHVLECARIGADVMTGPLSSIEGLLKHPLTDIGLEKFLSDHKKGNQ, from the coding sequence ATGAAATTTTTTATCGATACCGCCAATCTTGACCAAATCAAAGAAGCACAGGAACTTGGTGTTCTTGACGGTGTAACTACCAATCCCTCGCTTATGGCCAAGGAAGGAATCACCGGAAAAGACAATATTTTCAGGCATTATACAAGAATTTGCGAATTGGTAGAAGGTGATGTCAGCGCCGAAGTGATCGCTACAGATTTTGAAGGAATCGTTAGGGAAGGAGAAGAACTTGCCGATTTGCATAAGCAAATTGTGGTGAAAGTACCAATGATTAAAGAAGGTGTAAAAGCATTAAAATATTTCAGCGATAAAGGTATCAGGACGAACTGCACCTTGATTTTTTCTGCCGGACAGGCTTTGCTTGCCGCCAAAGCCGGAGCTACTTATGTTTCTCCTTTTATCGGCAGACTGGACGATATTTCTACCAGCGGCCTCGATCTCATCGCAGACATTCGCCTGATTTATGATAACTACGGTTTCGAAACCGAAATCCTTGCAGCATCTGTAAGACATACCATGCATGTGCTGGAATGCGCGCGAATAGGAGCTGATGTAATGACCGGGCCTTTATCTTCTATCGAAGGATTGCTGAAACACCCGCTTACGGATATCGGTCTGGAGAAATTTCTTTCTGATCACAAGAAGGGAAATCAGTAA
- a CDS encoding SDR family oxidoreductase produces the protein MKQGSASQKVVLITGASSGIGKSIASYLTQNNFKVYGTSRNPEKSSSGDFKMIQLDVTNLQSIRDAIKHIVQKEGRIDILINNAGVGITGPVEETPEEEIKKAFETNYFGPLNIIRQVLPVMRANNQGLIINITSIAGYMGLPYRGIYSATKGALAITAEAYRMELKEFNIKMTNVAPGDFATNIAAGRYHAPVRDGSPYKNAYGKTLKLMNKHVDAGKDPQLMAERILEIINTPEPRVHYKVGEQLQKFSVKLKGLLPDKLYERILMKHYKL, from the coding sequence ATGAAACAGGGATCAGCTTCTCAAAAAGTGGTGCTTATTACAGGCGCTTCCTCAGGCATCGGGAAATCGATTGCTTCTTATCTCACGCAAAATAATTTCAAAGTTTACGGTACCAGTCGGAATCCTGAAAAATCCAGTTCCGGCGACTTCAAAATGATACAACTTGATGTTACGAATCTGCAAAGCATTCGCGACGCGATTAAACATATTGTTCAGAAAGAGGGAAGAATAGATATACTTATCAATAATGCGGGAGTGGGAATCACGGGTCCTGTTGAAGAAACCCCGGAAGAAGAGATCAAAAAGGCCTTTGAAACCAATTATTTTGGCCCGCTGAATATCATCAGGCAGGTTTTGCCCGTCATGCGGGCGAACAATCAGGGCCTTATCATCAATATCACCTCCATTGCCGGCTATATGGGACTTCCGTATCGCGGTATTTATTCGGCTACAAAAGGTGCTTTGGCGATTACTGCCGAGGCTTACCGTATGGAACTGAAAGAATTCAATATAAAAATGACCAATGTGGCTCCCGGAGATTTCGCCACCAATATCGCTGCCGGAAGATATCATGCACCTGTTCGTGACGGTTCTCCTTATAAAAATGCCTACGGAAAAACACTGAAACTCATGAATAAGCATGTCGATGCGGGAAAAGATCCGCAATTGATGGCCGAAAGAATTCTTGAAATAATCAACACCCCGGAACCGAGAGTACATTATAAAGTGGGGGAGCAGCTTCAGAAATTCTCTGTAAAACTCAAAGGTTTATTACCCGATAAACTATACGAAAGAATTCTCATGAAACATTATAAATTGTAA